The segment AGCCAAGCTATGAAGATTCACATCAAGGGCGGCCGCCTGATCGATCCGGCCAGCAACACCGACGCCGCGCAGGACCTCTACATCGCCGCCGGCAAGATCGTCGGCGTGGGCAGCGCCCCGGCGGACTTCACCGCCAACAAGACCATCGATGCCAGCGGCCTGATCGTGTGCCCCGGCCTGGTCGACCTCTCCGCGCGCCTGCGTGAGCCCGGCTACGAATACAAGGCCACGCTCGAATCCGAAGTGGCCGCCGCCACCGCCGGCGGCGTGACCAGCCTGGTCTGCCCGCCCGATACCGATCCGGTGCTCGACGAACCGGGCCTGGTCGAAATGCTGAAATTCCGCGCCCGCACCCTGAACCAGACCCACGTGTACCCGCTGGGCGCGCTGACGCTGGGCCTGAAAGGCGAGACCCTGACCGAGATGAGCCAGCTGACAGAGGCCGGCTGCGTCGGCTTCAGCCAGGCCGAGGCCCCGGTGCACAACACCCAGGTGCTGCTGCGCGCGCTGCAATACGCCAAGACCTTCGGCTTCACCGTCTGGCTGCGCCCGGAAGACCCGTTCCTGGGCGGCGGCGTCGCCGCCAGCGGCGCGGTGGCGTCGCGCCTGGGCCTGTCCGGCGTGTCAGTGATCGCCGAAACCGTGCGCCTGCACACCATCTTCGAACTGATGCGCAGCACCGGCGCGCGCGTGCACCTGTGCCGGCTGTCGTCAGCCGCCGGGCTGGAACTGGTGCGCCAGGCCAAGCGCGAAGGCCTGGCCGTGACCTGCGACGTCAACATCCACCATGTCTCGCTGACCGACATGGATATCGGCTACTTCAACTCGCAGATGCGCTTCTCGCCGCCGCTGCGCAGCCCGCGCGACCGCGACGCCATCGTCGCCGCGCTGGCCGACGGCACCATCGACGCCCTGTGCTCCGATCACACCCCGGTCGACGACGACGAGAAGCTGCTGCCGTTCGCCGAGGCATCGCCGGGCGCAACCGGCCTGGAACTGCTGCTGCCGCTGACCCTGCGCTGGGCCGCCGAGCACAAGGTTCCGCTGGCCCTGGCACTGGGCCGCATCACCGCCGAGCCCGCCCGCGTGATCGGCCTGAAGGCCGGCACCCTGGCCGTCGGCAGCGCCGCAGACGTATGCGTGTTCGACCCCAGGCAGGTCTGGAAGGTCGACCGCCGCTCCATCAAGAGCCAGGGCAAGAACTCGCCGTGGCTCGGCTACGAGATGGAAGGCAAGGTCCGCATGACTCTGGTCGGCGGGCAAGTCGTCTACGGAAACCACGCCCACGCATGATCTGGCTGCGCAAGACCGCGCTGGTGCTGCACCTGCTGCGCGGGCTGGTGACCTGCGCCTTGCTGTTCCCGTGGCTGGGCGTGCGCACGCGCGAGTGGCATATCCGCCGCTGGTCGCGGCGGTTGCTGCGGATTTGCGGGGTGGAGGTCGAGGTGGTGGACGCCACCGGCGCAGCGCCGCACGGCGCCGGCCGCCAGGGTGCGATGGTGGTTTCCAACCACATTTCGTGGCTGGACATCTACGTCATCCACAGCTGGCAGCCGGTGCGCTTCGTCGCCAAGTCGGAGATCCGCAGCTGGCCGCTGATCGGCTGGCTGTGCGGGAAGACGGGAACGATCTTCATCGAACGGGCGCGCAAGCGTGACGCCCACCGCGTGCTGCATGACATCACCGACGTGATGCTGCAGGGCGACCTCGTCGGCGTGTTCCCGGAAGGCACGACGACTGACGGCACCGAGGTGCTGCCATTCCACGCCAACCTGATGCAGGCACCGATTTCTGGTGGAT is part of the Cupriavidus necator genome and harbors:
- a CDS encoding dihydroorotase; the protein is MKIHIKGGRLIDPASNTDAAQDLYIAAGKIVGVGSAPADFTANKTIDASGLIVCPGLVDLSARLREPGYEYKATLESEVAAATAGGVTSLVCPPDTDPVLDEPGLVEMLKFRARTLNQTHVYPLGALTLGLKGETLTEMSQLTEAGCVGFSQAEAPVHNTQVLLRALQYAKTFGFTVWLRPEDPFLGGGVAASGAVASRLGLSGVSVIAETVRLHTIFELMRSTGARVHLCRLSSAAGLELVRQAKREGLAVTCDVNIHHVSLTDMDIGYFNSQMRFSPPLRSPRDRDAIVAALADGTIDALCSDHTPVDDDEKLLPFAEASPGATGLELLLPLTLRWAAEHKVPLALALGRITAEPARVIGLKAGTLAVGSAADVCVFDPRQVWKVDRRSIKSQGKNSPWLGYEMEGKVRMTLVGGQVVYGNHAHA
- a CDS encoding lysophospholipid acyltransferase family protein → MIWLRKTALVLHLLRGLVTCALLFPWLGVRTREWHIRRWSRRLLRICGVEVEVVDATGAAPHGAGRQGAMVVSNHISWLDIYVIHSWQPVRFVAKSEIRSWPLIGWLCGKTGTIFIERARKRDAHRVLHDITDVMLQGDLVGVFPEGTTTDGTEVLPFHANLMQAPISGGLPVQPLGLNYLDATTGQPTLAAAYIGETTLLQSLEAVLRAPRIKARLVIGPALVPASGDRRELANSAREVVAHLSQGAPEHAAAAARRLNHPVEPGGVPQPSSAAIS